In the Phoenix dactylifera cultivar Barhee BC4 unplaced genomic scaffold, palm_55x_up_171113_PBpolish2nd_filt_p 000504F, whole genome shotgun sequence genome, one interval contains:
- the LOC113461671 gene encoding uncharacterized protein LOC113461671 isoform X1 — MELSRKLEACEQKRRSLQDQLSELERCWKPLSVLFELRDFEALEIHRSLQNCLEKKNAVDKRYAELTATIIETPSRLRFLHKGNKDMENQINTAAAIVESLRRNNEKKRIDLLITENKVEGFSEMKRRLLMQLSGQRYCQRAETQASTSASAKVRKAFHWHYFN; from the exons ATGGAGCTCTCCCGAAAGCTCGAAGCCTGCGAGCAGAAGCGTCGCAGTCTCCAAGATCAGCTCTCGGAGCTCGAGAGATGCTGGAAGCCACTGAGCGTGCTCTTCGAACTGAGAGAT TTTGAAGCACTAGAGATCCACAGGAGCTTGCAAAACTGccttgaaaagaaaaatgctgTAGACAAGCGATATGCCGAGCTGACGGCTACGATAATTGAAACGCCATCCAGGTTGCGTTTCTTGCACAAGGGCAATAAAGATATGGAAAATCAG ATTAACACTGCTGCTGCTATTGTTGAATCCTTAAGGAGGAACaatgagaagaagaggattgatcTTCTAATAACTGAAAACAAG GTCGAAGGGTTCTCCGAAATGAAAAGGAGGTTGTTGATGCAGCTAAGTGGACAAAGGTACTGCCAGCGAGCTGAGACGCAAGCATCCACAAGTGCTTCTGCTAAAGTAAGAAAAGCTTTTCATTGGCATTATTTTAATTGA
- the LOC113461671 gene encoding uncharacterized protein LOC113461671 isoform X2 produces the protein MELSRKLEACEQKRRSLQDQLSELERCWKPLSVLFELRDFEALEIHRSLQNCLEKKNAVDKRYAELTATIIETPSRLRFLHKGNKDMENQINTAAAIVESLRRNNEKKRIDLLITENKVEGFSEMKRRLLMQLSGQRYCQRAETQASTSASAKGK, from the exons ATGGAGCTCTCCCGAAAGCTCGAAGCCTGCGAGCAGAAGCGTCGCAGTCTCCAAGATCAGCTCTCGGAGCTCGAGAGATGCTGGAAGCCACTGAGCGTGCTCTTCGAACTGAGAGAT TTTGAAGCACTAGAGATCCACAGGAGCTTGCAAAACTGccttgaaaagaaaaatgctgTAGACAAGCGATATGCCGAGCTGACGGCTACGATAATTGAAACGCCATCCAGGTTGCGTTTCTTGCACAAGGGCAATAAAGATATGGAAAATCAG ATTAACACTGCTGCTGCTATTGTTGAATCCTTAAGGAGGAACaatgagaagaagaggattgatcTTCTAATAACTGAAAACAAG GTCGAAGGGTTCTCCGAAATGAAAAGGAGGTTGTTGATGCAGCTAAGTGGACAAAGGTACTGCCAGCGAGCTGAGACGCAAGCATCCACAAGTGCTTCTGCTAAA GGAAAGTAA